The following proteins are co-located in the Streptomyces bottropensis ATCC 25435 genome:
- the lanKC gene encoding class III lanthionine synthetase LanKC has protein sequence MDKRYEAYALADRHFYETPDRLSAGDRVGAAAPGYATAGRAVPEGWRAARIGDWLTLTPVDDGGRPRPGPTQGWKVHASATRGNADRIAAIVWDYCVPRGIPFKFVPGPHLLHLRNAKYAARDTSGKFVTVYPADEEQLHLVLCELGDLLKGHEGPYILTDLRWNEGPLYVRYGAFARSFVVDERGTLVPAVRDGAGTLVPDQRKPTFHVPEWVTLPAFLEPQLAARNTTTVGDLPYRIDKALHFSNGGGVYVGTDTRDGRRVVLKEGRPHAGLAADGADAVTRLEREKDALERLAGLGVVPEVRDWFTLGDHRFLVMDFVEGRPLNSCVAERHPLLAPDPGPDAVAAYTAWALHVHRAVEEAVAAVHSRGIVFNDLHVFNIMVAPDDRSVSLLDFEAAAPAEDDGRQTVAHPGFLAPPDRTGPDVDRYALACLRLALFLPVTSLFVVEREKAAHLATVIAEQFPDVPRAFLDEAVAEITRAGGAAGHRPAGARGTRAPEGDWPLAGPADWPYSRDSMVKAILASATPERDDRLFPGDVAQFSDGGGLGLAHGAAGVLYALAEVGAERYEEGERWLLDHTAPVPIGTPLGLYDGLAGVALTLDRLGHRQRALDLVERILAEKWHRLSSDLRGGLAGLGLVLDELARTTGESGLRERAAEAARLLVDRLAEPRPAPPRRRAGLLRGASGPALFLLRRYEATGDPALLASAGEALRQDLECLVEQTNGGLAVDEGWRTMPYLGDGSVGVGMVLDDYTAAAAIATDGSRTDGSWTAAPGAGASAAGASAAAVFEAEEATAQGTLGVENFAEDFVRIRAGVLTAATYRFYAQPGLFEGRAGMILHLARTGAPREALTEQIAALGWHSMPYGGQLAFPGNHLMRLSMDLGTGTAGCLLALGAAHAAADDATPHLPFLPPLRRRPR, from the coding sequence ATGGACAAGCGGTACGAGGCGTACGCGCTCGCCGACAGACACTTCTACGAGACACCGGACCGGCTCTCGGCCGGCGACCGCGTCGGCGCGGCGGCTCCCGGTTACGCGACCGCCGGGCGCGCGGTTCCCGAGGGCTGGCGGGCCGCCCGGATCGGGGACTGGCTGACGCTGACACCGGTCGACGACGGCGGGCGGCCCCGTCCCGGGCCCACCCAGGGATGGAAGGTGCACGCCTCCGCCACTCGGGGGAACGCGGACCGGATCGCGGCGATCGTGTGGGACTACTGCGTGCCCCGCGGCATCCCGTTCAAGTTCGTGCCGGGCCCGCATCTGCTGCATCTGCGCAACGCCAAGTACGCGGCCCGCGACACCAGCGGCAAGTTCGTCACGGTCTACCCGGCCGACGAGGAGCAGCTGCACCTCGTCCTGTGCGAGCTGGGCGATCTCCTCAAGGGCCACGAAGGGCCGTACATCCTCACGGACCTGCGCTGGAACGAGGGACCGCTGTACGTCCGCTACGGCGCCTTCGCCCGCTCCTTCGTCGTCGACGAGCGCGGCACGCTCGTACCGGCCGTCCGCGACGGCGCGGGCACCCTGGTGCCGGACCAGCGGAAGCCGACCTTCCATGTGCCCGAGTGGGTGACCCTGCCCGCGTTCCTGGAGCCGCAGCTGGCGGCGCGCAACACGACCACGGTCGGCGATCTGCCGTACCGCATCGACAAGGCCCTGCACTTCTCCAACGGCGGCGGGGTGTACGTCGGCACGGACACCCGTGACGGCCGCCGGGTCGTCCTCAAGGAGGGGCGCCCGCACGCCGGGCTGGCCGCCGACGGGGCCGACGCGGTGACCCGGCTGGAGCGGGAGAAGGACGCGCTGGAGCGGCTGGCCGGGCTGGGTGTGGTGCCCGAGGTGCGCGACTGGTTCACGCTCGGCGACCACCGCTTCCTCGTCATGGACTTCGTCGAGGGCCGCCCGCTGAACTCCTGCGTCGCCGAACGGCACCCCCTGCTGGCCCCGGACCCCGGGCCGGACGCGGTCGCCGCGTACACGGCCTGGGCGCTGCACGTGCACCGGGCCGTCGAGGAGGCGGTGGCGGCGGTGCACTCGCGCGGGATCGTCTTCAACGACCTGCACGTCTTCAACATCATGGTCGCGCCCGACGATCGGTCGGTGTCCCTCCTCGACTTCGAGGCGGCGGCGCCCGCCGAGGACGACGGCCGCCAGACCGTCGCCCACCCCGGCTTCCTCGCGCCCCCGGACCGCACCGGCCCGGACGTCGACCGCTACGCCCTGGCGTGTCTGCGCCTCGCGCTGTTCCTGCCGGTCACGTCCCTGTTCGTGGTGGAGCGGGAGAAGGCCGCCCATCTGGCCACGGTGATCGCCGAGCAGTTCCCGGACGTCCCGCGCGCGTTCCTCGACGAGGCGGTGGCGGAGATCACCCGCGCGGGCGGCGCCGCCGGCCACCGGCCGGCCGGGGCACGGGGGACACGCGCCCCGGAGGGCGACTGGCCCCTCGCCGGGCCCGCGGACTGGCCGTACAGCCGTGACTCGATGGTCAAGGCGATCCTGGCCTCGGCCACGCCGGAGCGCGACGACCGGCTCTTCCCCGGGGACGTCGCCCAGTTCTCCGACGGCGGCGGACTCGGCCTCGCGCACGGAGCGGCGGGCGTCCTGTACGCGCTCGCGGAGGTCGGCGCGGAGCGCTACGAGGAGGGCGAGCGCTGGCTGCTCGACCACACCGCCCCGGTGCCGATCGGGACCCCGCTCGGCCTGTACGACGGGCTCGCGGGCGTGGCCCTGACCCTGGACCGGCTGGGCCACCGGCAGCGGGCCCTGGACCTGGTCGAGCGGATCCTCGCCGAGAAGTGGCACCGGCTGTCGTCCGATCTGCGCGGGGGTCTGGCCGGGCTCGGTCTGGTGCTCGACGAGCTGGCGCGGACCACCGGTGAGTCGGGGCTGCGCGAGCGGGCGGCCGAGGCCGCGCGCCTCCTCGTCGACCGCCTCGCCGAGCCCCGCCCGGCTCCGCCCCGCCGCCGCGCCGGCCTGCTGCGCGGCGCGAGCGGGCCCGCCCTGTTCCTCCTGCGCCGGTACGAGGCGACGGGCGATCCCGCGCTGCTCGCCTCGGCCGGTGAGGCGCTGCGGCAGGACCTGGAGTGCCTGGTCGAGCAGACGAACGGCGGTCTGGCCGTCGACGAGGGATGGCGGACGATGCCGTATCTCGGCGACGGGAGCGTGGGCGTCGGCATGGTGCTCGACGACTACACGGCCGCGGCCGCCATCGCGACGGACGGCTCCAGGACCGACGGCTCCTGGACCGCCGCCCCCGGGGCGGGTGCCTCAGCGGCGGGCGCCTCCGCGGCGGCCGTCTTCGAAGCGGAGGAGGCCACGGCCCAGGGAACCCTCGGCGTGGAGAACTTCGCGGAGGACTTCGTCCGGATCCGTGCGGGCGTCCTGACCGCCGCGACCTACCGCTTCTACGCCCAGCCGGGGCTGTTCGAGGGCCGCGCCGGGATGATCCTGCACCTCGCCCGGACGGGCGCCCCGCGCGAGGCGCTGACGGAACAGATCGCGGCTCTCGGCTGGCACTCCATGCCGTACGGGGGGCAACTGGCCTTCCCCGGCAACCACTTGATGCGGCTCTCCATGGACCTCGGTACCGGGACGGCGGGTTGCCTGCTGGCGCTCGGCGCGGCACACGCCGCCGCCGACGACGCCACGCCACACCTTCCGTTCCTGCCGCCGCTACGACGGCGGCCCCGATGA
- a CDS encoding SapB/AmfS family lanthipeptide yields the protein MALLDLQTMEADETTGTGGPSSLSVLSCVSAASITLCL from the coding sequence ATGGCACTCCTCGACCTGCAGACGATGGAAGCCGACGAGACGACCGGCACCGGCGGGCCCAGCTCCCTGAGCGTCCTGTCCTGTGTGAGCGCGGCCAGCATCACGCTCTGCCTCTGA
- a CDS encoding ATP-binding cassette domain-containing protein: MTTLSEAGAPGPAASLSLPRSTVRHSGPRCAVLALVSMAATGANLSLPLALGRALDLLLAGDPGASRRVLWCAGLVLAVAALDAVETVLAGTTNARSTAWLRHRTVGHVLAVGPRAVGRFGPGDLVARLVGNAAQAGTAPATVAALLAALAGPLGAVVALGLIDPFLAVVFLVGAPLLALLLRALARDSSECVARYQRAQGRIAGGLAEAVAGHRTIAAAGIADRTVARVLGPLPELSREGHRMWRVQGRAAARAAAVAPLLQLSVVATAGVLVTRDRLSVGELLAASRYAVLAAGIGVLVGLVSGLVRARAGSDRLAEILAEPPTAYGERLLPPPGQGAPEGRLELRSVTVRRGGRTVLDGVDLVVPGGTTLAVVGRSGAGKSLLAAVAGRLTDPDEGEVRLDGVPLPELDRRELRRAITHAFARPALLGESVEDTIAFGVPRPSPARVREAARAAHADAFVRRLPDGYATPCADAPLSGGEVQRLGLARAFARDSRLLVLDDALSSLDTVTERHITAALLRPAGGSRLIVAHRATTAARADTVAWLDGGRVRAVASHAELWRTAAYRELFGEGGEEGVSASPGSGGAKAAEDDTPPYGGS, encoded by the coding sequence ATGACGACCCTCTCCGAAGCCGGCGCCCCCGGCCCGGCCGCGTCCCTCTCCCTGCCGCGCTCCACCGTCCGGCACTCCGGCCCCCGTTGTGCGGTCCTGGCACTGGTGTCCATGGCCGCGACGGGGGCGAACCTGTCGCTGCCGCTCGCCCTCGGGCGGGCCCTGGATCTGCTGCTGGCCGGCGACCCCGGCGCCTCGCGCCGGGTGCTGTGGTGTGCCGGGCTGGTTCTCGCCGTCGCCGCCCTGGACGCGGTCGAGACCGTCCTCGCCGGGACCACGAACGCCCGGTCCACCGCCTGGCTGCGCCACCGCACGGTCGGACACGTACTGGCGGTGGGTCCACGGGCCGTCGGCCGGTTCGGGCCGGGTGACCTGGTGGCCCGCCTCGTCGGGAACGCGGCCCAGGCGGGAACGGCGCCCGCCACCGTCGCCGCGCTTCTCGCGGCGCTCGCGGGGCCGTTGGGCGCGGTGGTGGCCCTGGGCCTGATCGACCCGTTCCTCGCGGTGGTGTTCCTGGTCGGAGCGCCGCTGCTCGCGCTGCTGCTGCGCGCGCTCGCCCGGGACTCCTCCGAGTGCGTCGCGCGTTATCAGCGGGCCCAGGGGCGTATCGCGGGCGGTCTGGCCGAGGCCGTCGCCGGACACCGCACGATCGCCGCCGCGGGCATCGCCGACCGAACCGTCGCCCGCGTCCTTGGCCCCCTGCCCGAACTCTCCCGTGAAGGGCACCGGATGTGGCGGGTCCAGGGCCGGGCAGCCGCGCGGGCGGCCGCCGTGGCACCCCTGCTGCAGCTCTCCGTCGTGGCCACGGCGGGCGTCCTGGTGACCCGGGACCGTCTGTCCGTGGGCGAGTTGCTCGCCGCGTCCCGCTACGCGGTGCTCGCCGCGGGCATCGGTGTCCTGGTCGGCCTTGTCTCGGGCCTCGTCCGCGCCCGGGCGGGGTCGGACAGGCTCGCCGAGATCCTGGCCGAGCCTCCGACCGCGTACGGCGAACGGCTGCTCCCACCACCGGGGCAGGGCGCCCCCGAGGGGCGGCTGGAACTGCGCTCCGTGACCGTCCGGCGCGGGGGGCGCACCGTGCTGGACGGAGTCGATCTCGTCGTACCGGGCGGGACCACGCTGGCCGTCGTGGGCCGGTCCGGGGCGGGCAAGTCGCTGCTCGCGGCCGTCGCGGGGCGGCTCACGGACCCGGACGAGGGAGAGGTACGGCTCGACGGGGTGCCCCTGCCCGAACTGGACCGCCGGGAGCTGCGCCGGGCGATCACCCACGCCTTCGCACGCCCGGCGCTGCTGGGCGAGTCCGTGGAGGACACCATCGCCTTCGGTGTCCCCCGGCCCTCCCCCGCCCGCGTCCGGGAAGCCGCCCGCGCCGCGCACGCCGACGCCTTCGTCCGGCGCCTGCCCGACGGCTACGCCACCCCGTGCGCCGACGCCCCCCTGTCGGGCGGGGAGGTCCAACGCCTCGGTCTCGCACGGGCGTTCGCCCGCGACAGCCGTCTGCTCGTGCTCGACGACGCCCTCTCCAGCCTCGACACCGTCACCGAACGCCACATCACCGCCGCCCTGCTGCGCCCCGCCGGCGGCAGCCGCCTGATCGTCGCCCACCGCGCCACCACGGCCGCCCGCGCGGACACGGTGGCGTGGCTGGACGGGGGGAGGGTCCGGGCGGTGGCGTCCCACGCCGAGTTGTGGCGGACGGCGGCGTACCGGGAACTGTTCGGAGAGGGAGGCGAGGAGGGCGTCTCCGCCTCGCCCGGCTCGGGCGGGGCGAAGGCCGCCGAGGACGACACACCCCCGTACGGCGGTTCGTGA
- a CDS encoding ATP-binding cassette domain-containing protein, whose translation MGDRDERRTTDRPAIGAGLPGQSFPPPGLPRRGLRFLRRRARVVVRLVLWSVLEAVQTFLTGYAPARALDEGFLAGRAGVGLGWLGVGAGAVVVGAFGTGRVYGCVAGLVEPLRDRLVRGVVGRGVREADGGALSGLTQQVEIARDTFAGLVMVSRSFVFTAAGALVGLFSLAPPLLLVVVPPLVAGVALFLATLRPLARRQETFLAADEALADRLGDVCPGLRDITAAGAEDIVAADTGRRVDAEHRAARALARWGVVRVAALAIGGHLPVVLLLVTTPWLLARGVTAGALIGALAYVTQSLLPALQNLVHGLGTSGSRLAVVLRRLLPPGDPPHPPDPPHTSPLPTPSAPALSLSSVTFAYGSSAMPVIDGLSLHIAQGTHLAVVGPSGIGKSTLTGLAAGLLLPRHGSVRLCGEPVPGATARAHRVLIPQEAYVFGGSLAENLAELRPKPVPEEELWGAAEAVGLTEVMVRLGGPAAEVDPRALSAGERQLIALARAYLSPAPVVILDEATCHLDPEAEERAERAFARRPGTTLVVVAHRVSSARRADRVLVMDGRSVAHGEHGELLARSPLYRDLVGAWSPVPAPPHPRGGRCSEPALPLRDPDGVDPVARPGLTGDGGHVVAHGPVGKVQAAGDLGHRGTLGGQG comes from the coding sequence ATGGGCGACCGGGACGAACGTCGTACGACCGACCGGCCGGCCATCGGAGCCGGCCTGCCGGGACAGTCCTTCCCCCCACCCGGCCTCCCCCGTCGCGGCCTGCGCTTTCTCCGGCGCCGGGCGCGTGTCGTCGTCAGGCTGGTGCTGTGGTCCGTGCTGGAGGCGGTGCAGACGTTTCTGACGGGGTACGCGCCGGCGCGGGCCCTCGACGAGGGGTTCCTGGCCGGGCGGGCGGGCGTCGGACTGGGGTGGCTCGGGGTCGGGGCGGGGGCGGTGGTCGTCGGGGCGTTCGGCACCGGGCGGGTGTACGGGTGTGTGGCGGGGCTGGTGGAGCCGCTGCGGGACCGGCTGGTGCGCGGGGTGGTCGGGCGGGGGGTGCGGGAGGCGGACGGCGGGGCCCTGTCCGGGCTCACCCAGCAGGTGGAGATCGCCCGGGACACCTTCGCCGGGCTGGTGATGGTGTCGCGCTCGTTCGTGTTCACCGCCGCCGGGGCGCTCGTCGGACTCTTCTCGCTGGCGCCGCCGCTGCTGCTCGTGGTGGTGCCCCCGCTGGTCGCCGGCGTGGCCCTCTTCCTGGCGACGCTCAGGCCGCTGGCCCGTCGCCAGGAGACCTTCCTCGCCGCCGACGAGGCGCTCGCCGACCGGCTCGGCGACGTCTGCCCCGGGCTGCGCGACATCACGGCGGCCGGCGCGGAGGACATCGTCGCCGCCGACACCGGCCGTCGCGTCGACGCCGAGCACCGGGCCGCCCGCGCGCTGGCCCGCTGGGGCGTCGTCCGTGTCGCCGCCCTCGCGATCGGCGGCCACCTGCCCGTCGTCCTGCTGCTGGTCACCACGCCCTGGCTCCTGGCCCGGGGCGTCACCGCGGGCGCCCTGATCGGCGCCCTCGCCTACGTCACCCAGTCGCTCCTGCCCGCCCTCCAGAACCTGGTCCACGGCCTCGGCACCAGCGGCTCCCGGCTCGCGGTGGTACTGCGCCGCCTGCTCCCGCCGGGCGACCCGCCCCACCCTCCCGACCCGCCGCACACCTCGCCCCTCCCCACCCCGTCCGCTCCCGCCCTCTCGCTCTCCTCGGTCACCTTCGCCTACGGCTCCTCCGCCATGCCCGTCATCGACGGCCTCAGCCTCCACATCGCCCAGGGCACGCACCTGGCCGTCGTCGGCCCCAGCGGCATCGGCAAGTCCACCCTCACGGGGCTCGCCGCGGGTCTGCTGCTCCCCCGGCACGGCAGCGTCCGCTTGTGCGGGGAGCCGGTACCCGGCGCCACAGCGCGTGCACACCGGGTGCTCATCCCGCAGGAGGCGTACGTCTTCGGGGGATCCCTCGCCGAAAATCTCGCCGAACTGCGGCCGAAACCCGTGCCCGAGGAGGAGCTGTGGGGCGCCGCGGAGGCCGTGGGGCTCACCGAGGTGATGGTCCGGCTGGGCGGTCCGGCCGCCGAGGTCGACCCGCGCGCGCTGTCCGCCGGGGAGCGGCAGCTCATCGCGCTGGCCCGGGCGTACCTGTCGCCGGCGCCGGTCGTGATCCTCGACGAGGCGACCTGTCACCTGGACCCGGAGGCGGAGGAGCGCGCGGAACGGGCCTTCGCCCGGCGGCCGGGCACGACCCTCGTGGTGGTCGCCCATCGCGTCAGCTCGGCCCGCCGCGCCGACCGGGTGCTGGTCATGGACGGGCGGTCCGTCGCCCACGGGGAGCACGGCGAACTGCTGGCCCGCTCGCCGCTCTACCGGGACCTGGTCGGCGCATGGTCCCCCGTACCGGCCCCGCCGCACCCGCGCGGCGGGCGCTGTTCAGAGCCAGCCCTCCCCCTGCGAGATCCGGATGGCGTCGATCCTGTTGCGCGCCCCGGTCTTACGGGTGATGGCGGCCATGTAGTTGCGCACGGTCCCGTGGGAAAGGTGCAGGCTGCCGGCGATCTCGGCCACCGAGGCACCCTCGGCGGCCAGGGATAA